The Acinonyx jubatus isolate Ajub_Pintada_27869175 chromosome D2, VMU_Ajub_asm_v1.0, whole genome shotgun sequence genome contains a region encoding:
- the LOC106965851 gene encoding cytochrome P450 26A1, with product MGLPALLASALCTFVLPLLLFLAAIKLWDLYCVSSRDRSCALPLPPGTMGFPFFGETLQMVLQRRKFLQMKRRKYGFIYKTHLFGRPTVRVMGADNVRRILLGEHRLVSVHWPASVRTILGSGCLSNLHDSSHKQRKKVIMRAFSREALQYYVPVIAEEVGTCLEQWLSCGERGLLVYPQVKRLMFRIAMRILLGCEPRLANGGDAEQQLVEAFEEMTRNLFSLPIDVPFSGLYRGMKARNLIHARIEENIRAKICGLRAAEAEAEAGGGCKDALQLLIEHSWERGERLDMQALKQSSTELLFGGHETTASAATSLITYLGLYPHVLQKVREELKSKGLLCKSNQDNKLDMEILGQLKYIGCVIKETLRLNPPVPGGFRVALKTFELNGYQIPKGWNVIYSICDTHDVADIFTNKEEFNPDRFMLPHPEDASRFSFIPFGGGLRSCVGKEFAKILLKIFTVELARHCDWRLLNGPPTMKTSPTVYPVDDLPARFTRFQGET from the exons ATGGGGCTCCCGGCGCTGCTGGCCAGTGCGCTCTGCACCTTCGTGCTACCGCTGCTGCTCTTCCTGGCCGCGATCAAGCTCTGGGACCTGTACTGCGTGAGCAGCCGCGACCGCAGCTGCGCGCTCCCTTTGCCCCCCGGAACTATGGGCTTCCCCTTCTTTGGGGAAACACTGCAGATGGTGCTACAG CGAAGGAAGTTCCTGCAGATGAAGCGCAGGAAATACGGCTTCATCTACAAGACGCATCTGTTCGGGCGGCCCACAGTGCGGGTGATGGGCGCCGACAACGTGCGGCGCATCTTGCTCGGGGAGCACCGGTTGGTGTCGGTTCACTGGCCCGCGTCGGTGCGCACCATCCTGGGCTCCGGCTGCCTCTCCAACCTGCACGACTCCTCGCACAAGCAGCGCAAGAAG GTGATTATGCGGGCCTTCAGCCGCGAGGCGCTCCAGTACTACGTGCCGGTGATCGCGGAAGAAGTGGGCACTTGCCTGGAGCAGTGGCTGAGCTGCGGCGAGCGCGGCCTCCTGGTCTACCCCCAGGTGAAACGCCTCATGTTCCGCATCGCCATGCGCATCCTGCTGGGCTGTGAGCCCCGACTGGCGAACGGCGGGGACGCGGAGCAGCAGCTGGTGGAGGCCTTCGAGGAAATGACCCGCAATCTCTTCTCGTTGCCCATCGACGTGCCCTTCAGTGGGCTGTACCGG GGCATGAAGGCGCGCAACCTCATCCACGCGCGCATAGAGGAGAACATTCGCGCCAAGATCTGCGGGCTGCGGgcggcggaggcggaggcggaggcgggcGGTGGCTGCAAAGATGCGCTGCAGCTGTTGATCGAGCACtcgtgggagaggggagagaggctggacaTGCAG GCACTAAAGCAATCTTCAACCGAACTCCTCTTTGGAGGACATGAAACCACAGCTAGTGCAGCCACGTCTCTGATTACTTACTTGGGGCTCTACCCCCATGTTCTCCAGAAGGTTCGAGAGGAGCTCAAGAGTAAG GGTTTACTTTGCAAAAGCAATCAAGACAACAAGTTGGACATGGAAATTTTGGGACAGCTTAAATACATTGGGTGTGTTATTAAAGAGACCCTTCGACTGAATCCCCCAGTTCCAGGAGGGTTTCGGGTCGCTCTTAAGACTTTTGAATTAAAT GGATACCAGATTCCCAAGGGCTGGAATGTTATCTACAGTATCTGTGATACTCACGATGTGGCAGATATCTTCACCAACAAGGAGGAATTTAATCCTGACCGATTTATGCTGCCTCACCCAGAGGATGCGTCCAGGTTCAGCTTCATTCCATTTGGAGGCGGCCTGAGGAGCTGCGTAGGGAAAGAGTTTGCAaaaattcttctcaaaatatttacagTGGAGCTGGCCAGGCATTGTGACTGGCGGCTTCTAAATGGACCTCCTACAATGAAAACTAGTCCCACTGTGTACCCTGTGGATGATCTCCCTGCAAGGTTCACCCGTTTCCAGGGGGAAACCTGA